The SAR324 cluster bacterium genome includes a window with the following:
- a CDS encoding YggT family protein yields MASLLDTIAQISCWGLFIYKWIIIIAIMITWVGADPYNPLVLRIQRITRPYWNWCRRWMPHRMSHFDVYASLLFLIFLQVLIPASLRSIAAFTTHEEINTMLLQFGGHLIQGIALTVQSLIMFLIFILAAWIFLTMISPSMNNPLVRVIFVLADPLITPLQQYLPRTKIDLSPWLGISFFLLVDMLVITPLFRYGFMLSFPIRLCVI; encoded by the coding sequence ATGGCATCCCTGCTTGATACAATCGCCCAGATTTCATGCTGGGGATTGTTTATCTATAAATGGATCATAATTATCGCAATTATGATTACCTGGGTTGGCGCTGATCCATACAATCCATTGGTGTTGCGTATCCAGCGAATCACTCGTCCATACTGGAATTGGTGCCGGCGCTGGATGCCACATCGCATGTCGCATTTTGATGTGTATGCCTCACTATTGTTTTTAATTTTTCTTCAGGTCTTAATCCCGGCCTCTCTGCGTTCGATTGCCGCGTTCACGACCCATGAAGAGATCAACACGATGTTACTCCAATTTGGAGGGCACTTGATTCAGGGAATTGCCCTTACTGTTCAATCCCTGATTATGTTTTTAATCTTTATCCTGGCTGCATGGATTTTTTTGACGATGATTTCGCCCTCCATGAATAATCCTCTCGTCAGAGTCATTTTTGTTCTGGCAGATCCACTCATTACGCCGTTACAACAATACTTACCCAGAACAAAAATTGATTTATCGCCATGGCTTGGCATATCTTTTTTCCTGCTTGTAGACATGCTGGTAATTACGCCATTGTTCCGTTATGGCTTCATGCTATCGTTTCCAATACGACTATGTGTCATTTGA
- a CDS encoding patatin-like phospholipase family protein, producing MANTEEQKITLGLALSGGVARGIAHIGVLKALEEHDLVPDFISANSSGAVIGSLYAFGMKPEQIRDLATTIRWFDISGLAISKMGLLSNDDIRKFMEKHIGDSKIEDSPIPLAIMTTDISTGEKVVLREGQVSQAIMATTCIPGIFIPKPINGRLLVDGAIVENIPVSPLLEMGADVIVGVNLNFPRKFQQPDGLVDTFLNAMSISVDMVSTFQTKHVVDVMIGLDLAHYPRTGVGNAWELYAEGYRGGMLAVKKIKAVIKKKQPSSLKKLTQKLKDRRTRETPDQTQDDSDESSTKMLPSP from the coding sequence ATGGCAAACACTGAGGAACAAAAAATAACATTAGGACTGGCTCTCAGCGGCGGAGTTGCCCGGGGGATCGCACACATTGGTGTGTTGAAAGCCTTGGAAGAACATGATCTTGTGCCCGATTTTATCAGTGCCAACAGTAGTGGTGCGGTCATTGGCTCATTGTATGCGTTTGGAATGAAACCCGAACAGATCAGGGACCTCGCAACCACCATTCGCTGGTTTGATATCTCAGGTCTCGCCATTTCGAAAATGGGGTTGCTGTCCAATGATGATATTCGCAAATTCATGGAAAAACATATTGGAGATTCAAAAATTGAAGATTCACCCATTCCTTTGGCCATCATGACCACCGACATCAGTACCGGGGAAAAAGTGGTTTTGAGAGAAGGGCAGGTTTCTCAGGCCATTATGGCAACAACCTGCATTCCCGGGATTTTCATTCCTAAACCTATCAATGGTCGATTGCTGGTAGATGGCGCTATTGTGGAAAATATTCCGGTCTCTCCTCTTCTGGAAATGGGTGCCGATGTGATAGTCGGAGTGAACCTCAATTTTCCAAGGAAGTTTCAACAACCTGATGGTTTGGTCGATACGTTCCTGAACGCTATGAGCATCTCTGTGGATATGGTTTCTACTTTTCAGACCAAGCATGTTGTGGATGTGATGATCGGACTCGATCTTGCGCACTATCCCAGAACTGGTGTAGGGAACGCCTGGGAACTATATGCTGAGGGATATCGAGGTGGAATGCTTGCCGTAAAAAAAATCAAAGCTGTTATCAAAAAAAAGCAACCCTCGTCACTTAAAAAATTAACCCAAAAACTAAAAGATCGCCGAACCAGAGAAACACCTGATCAAACGCAGGATGATTCTGATGAATCCTCCACCAAAATGCTGCCATCTCCATAA
- a CDS encoding helix-turn-helix domain-containing protein, giving the protein MKRKIPGIQESAEELKNILKNEKNSRKKQRINMLYMLKSGQVKTMKEAGAILAVDRNTIGRWLAAYEQGGVPELLQIKTKPNRKLSIPADVLEELKQKLEKPGSFESYKSIWLWLKDEKQLDVKYKTVHKIVRYMLKFKIKKNKPPVRASKKRQQVQ; this is encoded by the coding sequence ATGAAACGAAAAATCCCAGGTATACAAGAATCAGCAGAAGAGCTTAAAAATATTCTCAAAAATGAAAAAAATTCCCGAAAAAAGCAAAGAATCAATATGTTATATATGCTAAAATCGGGACAGGTCAAAACGATGAAAGAAGCAGGAGCTATTCTGGCAGTTGACAGGAATACGATTGGACGTTGGCTGGCCGCTTATGAGCAGGGAGGAGTTCCTGAATTACTGCAAATCAAAACTAAACCCAATCGGAAATTATCGATTCCGGCAGATGTTCTGGAAGAATTAAAACAAAAACTTGAAAAACCGGGAAGTTTTGAAAGTTATAAGTCTATTTGGCTGTGGCTTAAGGATGAAAAACAACTGGATGTCAAATATAAAACTGTCCACAAAATTGTAAGGTATATGCTCAAATTCAAAATTAAAAAGAACAAACCACCTGTAAGGGCTTCTAAAAAACGTCAGCAGGTTCAATGA
- a CDS encoding tyrosine-type recombinase/integrase → MNQKILEGILEQYQTYLLVEKRNAENTIAHYMSRVHYFINFCFLNQHQLFFTEEWDLSAIDKRVVEIFNREHVTKKSWKESSVQVYERSIKLFLRFLVKKDYISYNPLKTYIIKPSIVSSSEEIEFPSSKIHSFFNIPLKSFYQIRNRLLFEFVYSMGMMPSKMARMTELKIIGNNRIHVCFKGKRDLEMPAGEDTIKLIESYMSLKNEEIPKSSDECFWVKKDGKGLTPGNISNILGKEISKLDEHLKPKDLRKMGALHFAENGADVRSIQTFQGSKRLSPVQEMNVPEFNDIQEIFKRTHLRNKV, encoded by the coding sequence ATGAATCAAAAAATACTGGAAGGAATATTGGAGCAGTACCAAACATATCTACTGGTTGAAAAACGAAACGCTGAAAACACAATCGCCCACTATATGTCACGGGTTCATTATTTCATAAATTTCTGTTTTCTAAATCAACACCAGTTATTTTTTACGGAGGAATGGGATCTGTCAGCCATTGATAAAAGAGTGGTGGAGATTTTCAACAGGGAACATGTCACCAAAAAATCATGGAAAGAATCCTCTGTGCAAGTATATGAGCGAAGTATAAAACTTTTTTTGCGGTTTCTGGTAAAAAAAGACTATATTTCCTATAATCCCTTAAAAACTTATATCATCAAACCATCCATTGTTTCATCATCTGAAGAAATCGAATTTCCCTCCTCAAAAATTCATTCTTTTTTCAATATCCCGTTAAAAAGTTTTTATCAGATCAGAAATAGGCTATTGTTTGAGTTTGTTTATTCTATGGGGATGATGCCATCAAAAATGGCTAGAATGACGGAATTAAAGATTATTGGAAACAATCGGATTCATGTCTGCTTCAAGGGGAAGAGAGATCTGGAAATGCCAGCAGGCGAGGATACAATCAAACTGATTGAAAGTTATATGTCGCTAAAAAATGAGGAAATCCCGAAAAGTTCTGATGAGTGTTTTTGGGTGAAAAAAGATGGAAAAGGGCTCACCCCCGGAAATATTTCAAATATTTTAGGCAAGGAAATATCAAAATTGGATGAACATCTGAAACCCAAAGATCTTAGAAAGATGGGTGCGCTTCATTTCGCTGAAAACGGGGCGGATGTTCGTTCAATCCAGACTTTTCAAGGAAGTAAACGACTGAGTCCTGTCCAGGAAATGAACGTACCTGAATTCAATGACATACAAGAGATTTTCAAAAGAACTCATCTTCGAAATAAAGTATAG
- a CDS encoding PAS domain S-box protein — MAEPVIIIDPEGLIEYMHVPQGANFNPVNAIGRNIYDFIFKKYRETFQRCVQSVLDHRELEYFETQVAGSQGETLYYKCCLGPVIDQENITGLILLIKDITDYKQAEQEIAQYRTSLETMIHDRTVELRISNKELKNAQMQLIQSAKLSSLGEMANGVAHELNNPLGIISLATEVCLEMLEEGDYQAVKIQLNNILKQVQRGAQIITHLRRFSKDSMKVNWEYIDLNSIIENSFTLISEQFKLRGIKVVKDFAENLPKCYCNPLKLEQVFVNLLSNARDALEMTDAPKIVVKSGLEEQWLVIEVADNGFGIGKKNIDKIFDPFYTTKEVGKGTGLGLSISYGIVQEHKGKLEVQSEIGTGSVFKVFVPVVKPYVGISQMPLTS, encoded by the coding sequence ATGGCCGAACCAGTCATTATTATTGATCCCGAAGGGTTGATTGAATATATGCATGTCCCACAGGGCGCGAATTTTAACCCTGTCAATGCCATTGGTCGGAATATCTATGATTTTATTTTTAAAAAATATCGGGAAACATTCCAACGTTGTGTGCAGTCCGTACTGGATCATCGGGAACTGGAATATTTTGAGACTCAGGTCGCAGGAAGTCAGGGCGAGACACTCTATTATAAATGTTGCCTTGGACCTGTCATTGATCAAGAAAATATCACAGGTCTGATTCTACTCATCAAGGATATTACTGACTACAAACAGGCTGAACAGGAAATCGCACAATACCGAACATCTCTGGAAACCATGATTCATGACAGAACTGTGGAGTTGAGAATTTCCAATAAAGAATTAAAAAACGCTCAAATGCAACTCATTCAGTCAGCAAAACTCTCCTCTCTTGGTGAAATGGCAAACGGAGTAGCCCATGAACTGAACAATCCCTTGGGAATCATCAGCCTTGCCACAGAAGTTTGCCTGGAAATGCTGGAAGAAGGTGATTATCAGGCTGTGAAAATTCAATTGAACAATATTTTGAAACAGGTTCAGCGTGGTGCGCAAATCATCACGCACCTCAGACGGTTCAGTAAAGATTCGATGAAAGTCAACTGGGAGTACATCGATTTGAACAGTATCATTGAAAATTCCTTCACCCTGATCAGTGAACAATTCAAGTTACGCGGGATTAAAGTGGTTAAAGACTTTGCCGAAAATCTGCCAAAGTGTTACTGTAATCCATTGAAACTTGAACAGGTTTTTGTAAACCTCCTTTCAAATGCCAGAGATGCCCTGGAAATGACAGACGCACCGAAAATAGTTGTTAAATCAGGCCTTGAAGAACAATGGCTCGTTATTGAAGTCGCAGACAATGGCTTCGGGATTGGGAAAAAAAATATCGACAAAATCTTTGATCCTTTTTACACGACCAAGGAAGTTGGGAAAGGCACAGGATTGGGTTTGTCCATCAGTTACGGTATTGTGCAGGAACATAAGGGGAAACTTGAGGTTCAAAGTGAAATTGGAACAGGTTCTGTCTTCAAGGTATTTGTGCCTGTGGTAAAACCCTATGTAGGAATATCACAAATGCCCTTGACCAGTTGA
- a CDS encoding iron-sulfur cluster assembly accessory protein, with amino-acid sequence MDQENPQIILTEKAAQVFKDACAAENHALEQSLLRVSARPGGCSGYKYELDWSPVSEITATDLEFFSNGVRIIVDRYYLEQILGSVEIDYADKNLMEQGFIFKQLNYGHQCGCGESFVAVKDLNGIPA; translated from the coding sequence ATGGATCAGGAAAATCCACAAATTATTCTCACAGAAAAAGCCGCACAAGTTTTCAAAGATGCCTGTGCTGCTGAAAATCATGCTCTGGAGCAATCCCTTCTGCGTGTTAGCGCACGCCCCGGAGGATGCTCAGGATATAAATATGAACTGGACTGGAGTCCTGTTTCGGAAATAACAGCAACTGATCTGGAATTTTTTTCCAATGGCGTCCGTATCATCGTGGATCGATATTATCTGGAACAAATTCTGGGCTCTGTCGAAATTGATTATGCGGACAAAAATTTGATGGAGCAGGGTTTTATCTTCAAACAGTTGAATTATGGACATCAGTGTGGTTGTGGTGAATCTTTTGTCGCTGTTAAGGATTTGAATGGCATCCCTGCTTGA
- a CDS encoding HAMP domain-containing histidine kinase, translated as MTTQQAEELLLKVRGIVREWLFNDGTFNEPQIEKRLLSVIIGLFIILTGWNAVVSHIPANERMILGGFHLTLYGLLALSFSRFQLFAGLSTVAIVVVLPMAQILAGFPVSTFKWLSVSILVAGLCLPIKVLLITYAMNVVFILGCQFISTISPRDGVDQIIFLSMIFSVTLASRVLRTLAYNKVQKQKEHLAQTNENLKSKQAQLVHSAKLASLGEVMSGIAHELNNPLAIINMSAELALDEALKDEHGLYIKYNQQIMNQVDRMIKIINHMRDVSHTDSTRKRIENVAHLIERSFILLTEQFRLHGIEVIRQIDPDVSIYCNAGQLEQVFVNLLLNARDALDDWKGEKKLTIDVYQKNEEIFVNFTDTGMGIPQEIQSKIFDPFFSTKDVGKGTGLGLSIVHYLIQENEGTLLFSSSTGQGTTFSIKFHVTDSQKIS; from the coding sequence ATGACCACTCAGCAGGCGGAAGAATTATTATTAAAAGTCAGAGGCATAGTCCGGGAATGGCTGTTTAATGATGGTACCTTCAATGAGCCGCAAATCGAAAAACGTCTCCTTAGTGTGATTATAGGTTTGTTTATTATTTTAACAGGCTGGAATGCTGTTGTTTCGCATATACCCGCCAATGAACGTATGATACTTGGCGGATTTCATCTCACACTCTATGGCCTGCTGGCATTGAGTTTCAGCCGTTTTCAACTGTTTGCCGGACTTTCTACAGTTGCCATTGTTGTCGTGTTACCTATGGCCCAGATCCTTGCGGGATTTCCGGTCAGTACCTTCAAATGGTTGAGTGTTTCAATTCTGGTAGCTGGTCTTTGTTTACCTATAAAGGTTTTGCTCATCACTTATGCGATGAATGTGGTCTTTATTCTTGGTTGTCAGTTCATTTCCACGATTTCCCCCCGGGATGGTGTGGACCAAATTATCTTCTTATCCATGATTTTCAGCGTAACCTTAGCGTCCAGAGTGCTAAGGACACTGGCCTATAACAAGGTACAAAAACAGAAGGAACACCTGGCTCAAACCAATGAAAATTTAAAAAGCAAACAGGCACAATTGGTTCACTCAGCCAAACTCGCGTCGTTGGGTGAAGTGATGTCAGGTATCGCTCATGAACTCAACAATCCTCTGGCAATCATCAATATGAGTGCTGAGTTGGCACTGGACGAAGCACTCAAGGATGAACATGGTCTCTATATCAAATATAACCAACAGATCATGAATCAGGTTGACAGGATGATCAAAATCATCAATCACATGAGAGATGTCAGTCATACGGATTCAACCAGAAAAAGAATTGAGAATGTGGCTCATCTCATTGAGCGATCGTTTATTCTGCTGACTGAACAGTTCAGATTGCATGGAATTGAGGTCATCAGGCAGATTGATCCAGACGTCTCCATCTATTGTAATGCGGGTCAACTGGAACAGGTTTTTGTCAATCTTTTGCTGAATGCCAGAGATGCCCTGGATGACTGGAAGGGTGAGAAAAAATTAACGATCGATGTTTATCAGAAAAACGAGGAAATTTTCGTTAATTTTACAGACACTGGCATGGGGATCCCCCAGGAAATTCAATCAAAAATATTTGATCCATTTTTTTCCACAAAAGATGTTGGCAAGGGTACCGGACTTGGCCTTTCAATTGTGCATTACTTAATTCAGGAAAATGAGGGAACTCTCCTGTTTAGCAGTTCCACAGGACAAGGCACTACGTTCTCCATAAAATTTCATGTAACCGACTCCCAAAAAATATCTTAA
- a CDS encoding acyl-CoA dehydrogenase family protein, whose amino-acid sequence MKQFQVTQQLFSTRQNQQKGRNHMKEWQTALKKNIYSRNTEFKHSIEFYFGENAKIIQQRMEAFGKIVVDELEPLVDENDFRLNLPRLEAFNGIGEYINQVIHHPTYVAAGDIIYGTEMMRKAADPSTFMESLCLFFLSSHAGEAGHNCPVACTAGIIRVLGKSERNAEAEFYLQKLMEPSFKNNFTGAQFVTEVQGGSDVALNDCRAVQDSDGTWRIYGEKWFCSNANADLILITARYDESNEGTKGLGLFLIPALLNDGEKNQYRIRRLKEKLGTRTMASGEIDFDGAIARPVGEVTQGFKMLMQNVLHLSRIYNSMAALGAARRAIQIAYDYAEHRRAFGHAILNYPLVQENLVKLHVENIAAMSSTLATIDLQAKYDAGQICGDSVSLLLRLLANLNKYITALWGVEHIHHSIDVLAGNGAIESFSSLPRLLRDSIVIENWEGTHNTLKMQILRDLHKYRIDEIFMRHVENELSEIHSDPPAKTEILNQLNKTREMIQNMKQSTEILQTLQIHQVTEQMILIFCALSLLKEGMHQQQQQISSKLNALEYLILIHFGNRKPDLNQAYLDLIQKIIRNF is encoded by the coding sequence ATGAAACAATTCCAGGTAACTCAACAACTATTTTCTACCCGTCAAAACCAGCAAAAAGGCAGAAACCATATGAAAGAATGGCAGACTGCATTGAAGAAAAATATTTATTCCAGAAATACGGAATTTAAACATAGCATTGAATTCTATTTTGGTGAAAATGCTAAAATCATACAGCAGAGAATGGAAGCGTTTGGAAAAATTGTGGTCGATGAACTGGAACCACTGGTCGATGAAAATGACTTCAGATTAAATCTGCCCAGATTGGAAGCGTTCAATGGAATAGGTGAATATATCAATCAAGTTATACACCATCCAACCTATGTTGCTGCAGGAGATATTATTTATGGAACAGAAATGATGCGTAAGGCCGCAGATCCTTCTACGTTTATGGAAAGTCTGTGTCTGTTTTTTTTAAGTTCCCATGCAGGCGAAGCCGGTCATAACTGCCCGGTTGCATGTACTGCAGGTATTATTCGGGTTTTAGGGAAATCAGAAAGAAATGCTGAGGCTGAATTTTACTTACAAAAATTGATGGAGCCTTCTTTTAAAAATAATTTTACGGGCGCCCAATTTGTGACTGAAGTACAGGGTGGCTCTGATGTCGCATTGAATGACTGCCGTGCTGTTCAAGACAGCGATGGAACGTGGCGAATTTATGGTGAAAAATGGTTTTGCTCCAACGCAAACGCTGATTTGATATTAATCACCGCCCGTTATGATGAATCAAATGAAGGAACAAAGGGGCTAGGCCTGTTCCTGATTCCAGCCTTGCTGAATGATGGTGAAAAAAATCAATATCGTATCCGTCGACTGAAGGAAAAACTGGGGACCAGAACCATGGCGTCTGGAGAAATAGATTTTGATGGTGCAATTGCGCGCCCTGTTGGTGAGGTCACTCAGGGATTCAAGATGTTGATGCAAAATGTCCTTCATCTTTCAAGAATTTATAACAGTATGGCCGCATTGGGAGCTGCACGGCGAGCTATTCAGATTGCCTATGATTATGCTGAACATCGTCGTGCGTTTGGACATGCCATTCTTAATTATCCTCTTGTACAAGAAAATCTGGTCAAATTACATGTAGAAAATATTGCGGCAATGTCATCAACTTTGGCAACAATTGATTTACAGGCAAAATATGATGCCGGTCAGATTTGTGGGGACTCGGTCTCTTTACTGCTGAGATTGCTGGCAAATTTGAATAAATATATCACAGCATTGTGGGGTGTGGAACACATCCATCATTCAATTGATGTCCTTGCGGGTAATGGTGCTATCGAAAGTTTTTCCAGTCTGCCCAGATTGCTGAGAGACAGTATTGTGATTGAAAATTGGGAAGGAACACACAATACACTGAAAATGCAGATTCTGAGAGATCTTCACAAATATCGGATTGATGAGATTTTTATGCGGCATGTAGAAAATGAATTATCAGAGATTCATTCAGACCCACCTGCTAAAACAGAAATATTGAATCAGTTGAATAAAACGCGTGAAATGATACAGAATATGAAACAATCCACTGAGATTCTGCAAACATTACAGATTCATCAGGTGACAGAACAGATGATTCTTATATTCTGTGCGTTGAGTTTGCTCAAAGAGGGAATGCACCAGCAACAACAGCAAATATCCAGCAAACTCAATGCGCTGGAATATCTGATACTTATTCATTTTGGAAACAGAAAGCCTGACTTGAATCAGGCCTATCTGGATTTGATTCAAAAAATTATCAGAAATTTCTGA
- a CDS encoding Hpt domain-containing protein: MKYFYGIVLVGCLLFSEIVWGHSTEPMQPFAQKGILDLTGIDLETHEVLHLGGEWGFYWNQLWSPEDFKQGLVSSAPDFFVMHDVWNHYAIHQQTLGAEGYATFRLKVKLRKGGQMLGFKFLSMGTAYRFWINGQMVSSMGQVGTSAEMSIPEYTPQVRFIQVNDPVFDITLQVSNFHHRLGGPWYPVEMGLASTIHAHQARHQTHEMMLFGSIMIMALYHFGLFYLRRNDKSPLFFGLLALTISIRIMVSGERYLHSMFSFPWEVFMRIEYIAFFWIAPISMLFIHTLFPEEMSLKITKSVVGISVLSTMCLVLPPRWFSHITPIYQYYLMFIIVYVIYILVQTVRHHRESSRWMLGGFSVLCLASLNDILYQGMILQTGNWLPAGLLVFIFIQSFILSIRFSRAFFTSETLLVENRRLVSDLKKINENLETIVSSRTEQLRQKNSDMQSMLQNLPEGILMITNNNRIHHEYSAWLETILETADLADRHWIPLIFEDSNLTPDVVYSIETAVIACLEEDASNFMLNHHILVNELEKNFPGNRKKNLELTWAPICNENEEIEKIMLSIRDVTKLKLLQKEASERKRDLIIIGEILSVVPHEFQIFMKNSLKTLTNLEKILTQKTQMDKELLESLFREMHTLKGNARTMGFLYITQMAHEAEQHYDEIRKSNSYSTSTLETVLPQLKRLQALLQEYQTIHDEKLSRPSGMNIDPEQYFLIQRDQIELMKSRIEHTDLRQFNELESVLAEIRDFFDRLGTISIQEMLAGQIQGLEAIARDLKKGVPQVKIHPADLRVDQNFSHVLQNVFVHLFRNSMDHGLETENERIQHAKSAIGLIQIEFEWLESLVRIHYQDDGRGLDLEKIMDKARGSGLIVQEKAPVPEKIAELIFESGLSTAMEVTDISGRGVGMDAVKKFIEQQGGTVHIEFIHPIQQNPRPFKILITLPSVHFKKSKNKNRKP; encoded by the coding sequence ATGAAATATTTTTATGGCATAGTGTTGGTTGGTTGTCTCCTGTTCTCAGAAATTGTCTGGGGACATTCGACTGAACCGATGCAACCATTCGCTCAAAAAGGCATCCTTGATTTAACCGGGATCGACCTTGAAACGCATGAGGTGCTTCACCTGGGTGGAGAGTGGGGATTTTATTGGAACCAACTGTGGTCTCCTGAAGATTTCAAGCAGGGACTTGTTTCGTCAGCCCCGGATTTTTTTGTAATGCATGATGTCTGGAATCATTACGCCATCCATCAACAAACTTTGGGTGCTGAAGGTTATGCGACCTTTCGACTCAAAGTAAAACTCCGAAAAGGCGGACAGATGCTGGGTTTCAAGTTTTTGTCCATGGGTACCGCTTACCGTTTCTGGATCAATGGCCAAATGGTTTCCAGCATGGGACAAGTGGGAACTTCCGCTGAAATGTCTATCCCTGAATATACACCCCAGGTTCGCTTCATCCAGGTGAACGATCCCGTGTTTGATATTACCCTTCAGGTTTCCAACTTTCATCATCGTCTGGGTGGCCCCTGGTATCCTGTGGAAATGGGCTTGGCGTCTACAATCCATGCTCATCAGGCAAGGCATCAGACCCATGAAATGATGCTTTTTGGTAGCATCATGATCATGGCACTGTATCATTTTGGTCTATTTTATTTACGGCGTAATGATAAATCACCGCTATTTTTCGGGTTGTTGGCGCTTACAATCTCGATAAGAATCATGGTTTCAGGCGAACGATATCTTCATTCCATGTTTTCATTCCCGTGGGAAGTATTCATGAGAATTGAGTATATCGCTTTTTTCTGGATTGCGCCCATATCGATGTTGTTTATCCACACGCTGTTTCCTGAGGAAATGTCACTTAAAATCACAAAAAGTGTGGTTGGAATTTCTGTGCTGTCAACGATGTGTCTGGTTTTACCACCGAGATGGTTCAGTCATATAACGCCCATCTATCAGTATTACCTGATGTTCATCATCGTCTATGTAATATATATCCTTGTTCAAACCGTAAGGCATCACAGAGAATCATCACGATGGATGCTTGGCGGCTTCTCTGTTCTTTGCCTGGCTTCCTTAAATGATATTTTGTATCAGGGGATGATCCTTCAGACAGGAAATTGGCTTCCTGCCGGGTTGCTGGTGTTCATTTTTATTCAGTCTTTTATTCTTTCTATCCGTTTTTCCAGAGCCTTTTTTACTTCTGAAACCTTGCTGGTAGAAAATCGTAGACTTGTGTCAGACCTGAAAAAAATCAATGAAAACCTTGAAACAATTGTTTCAAGCCGAACAGAGCAACTACGGCAAAAAAACAGCGACATGCAAAGTATGCTTCAAAATCTGCCTGAAGGCATTCTGATGATCACCAACAACAATCGGATTCATCATGAATATTCAGCCTGGCTTGAAACAATTCTGGAAACAGCGGATCTGGCTGACAGACACTGGATTCCCCTTATTTTCGAAGACAGCAATCTCACACCAGATGTGGTTTACAGCATTGAAACCGCAGTCATTGCCTGTCTTGAAGAAGATGCCAGTAACTTCATGCTCAATCATCATATTCTGGTCAATGAACTTGAAAAGAATTTCCCCGGCAACAGGAAGAAAAATCTGGAACTCACCTGGGCTCCGATTTGTAATGAAAATGAAGAAATCGAAAAAATCATGCTGAGCATTCGAGATGTCACCAAACTCAAACTGTTGCAGAAAGAAGCCTCTGAACGTAAACGGGATTTGATCATTATCGGGGAAATTCTATCGGTCGTGCCTCATGAGTTTCAAATATTTATGAAGAATAGTCTGAAAACACTGACTAATCTTGAGAAAATTCTGACTCAGAAAACACAGATGGACAAGGAACTGTTGGAATCCCTGTTTCGTGAAATGCATACCCTTAAGGGCAATGCCAGAACGATGGGCTTTTTGTATATCACACAAATGGCTCACGAAGCTGAACAGCACTATGATGAAATTCGGAAGTCCAACAGCTATTCCACTTCTACGTTGGAAACAGTCCTCCCCCAATTGAAGCGACTTCAAGCGCTGCTTCAGGAATACCAAACAATTCATGATGAAAAACTATCCCGTCCATCTGGAATGAACATTGATCCTGAACAGTATTTTCTCATTCAACGGGACCAGATTGAGCTGATGAAATCACGGATTGAACACACTGATTTGCGCCAATTCAATGAGTTGGAATCAGTTCTTGCTGAAATCAGAGATTTTTTTGACCGTCTTGGCACAATCAGCATTCAAGAAATGCTTGCTGGCCAGATTCAGGGACTTGAGGCCATTGCCAGAGATCTGAAGAAAGGCGTGCCGCAAGTAAAGATCCATCCCGCGGATTTGCGTGTTGATCAGAATTTCAGTCATGTTCTGCAAAATGTATTTGTTCATCTTTTTCGAAATTCAATGGACCATGGCCTGGAAACAGAAAACGAAAGAATCCAACATGCCAAATCCGCTATCGGCTTGATTCAGATTGAGTTTGAATGGCTGGAGTCCCTCGTCAGAATACATTATCAGGACGATGGCAGAGGACTGGATCTTGAAAAAATTATGGATAAAGCCCGTGGATCTGGACTGATTGTTCAGGAAAAGGCACCTGTTCCTGAGAAAATTGCGGAGTTGATTTTTGAGTCTGGTCTGTCCACTGCCATGGAAGTTACTGATATTTCAGGCCGAGGCGTCGGTATGGATGCGGTGAAAAAATTCATTGAACAGCAGGGAGGAACAGTTCATATTGAATTTATCCACCCAATCCAGCAAAATCCCAGACCGTTTAAGATTCTGATCACCTTGCCCTCTGTGCATTTCAAAAAATCAAAAAACAAAAACAGGAAGCCATGA